A region of Leptidea sinapis chromosome 4, ilLepSina1.1, whole genome shotgun sequence DNA encodes the following proteins:
- the LOC126980063 gene encoding shootin-1-like: protein MDNVSECVAEKDKCSCETEPTLAVLRDVHRAYEDKMELISRSQAPDKLEKQIQLLQSWVGDLVAQNTLLARTVEELESELTNKIHSERRKFTEQERHKKICNKINELKINIDSLQKENLTKERDIRRLNKDIQQYEQTIVNLKSNLSFCKCHKPNVSKKDAQVMTDIYCAGSTREQRGDEEPLKEFSASLRNDRSEYQESIQHNMECSGESARAVREVNVTLQREIHVLHQVCAALDEQCRVAALRAQFKDEIIREMRRQLRQAKVKLEASGNKASGQQEQHREAEEVPNTRSLDSLTICCVRQQPRRQRHAASVSRHPDQPGDDSAGANGSGDATSKGQ from the exons ATGGATAATGTGTCAGAGTGTGTGGCCGAGAAGGACAAGTGCTCGTGTGAGACAGAGCCCACACTGGCCGTACTGCGTGATGTGCACCGAGCCTACGAGGACAAGATGGAGCTCATCTCGAGGAGCCAGGCTCCGGATAAACTAGAG AAGCAAATACAGCTGCTGCAGTCGTGGGTGGGAGACCTGGTGGCGCAGAATACCCTGCTAGCCAGAACCGTGGAGGAGCTGGAGTCAGAACTCACCAACAAGATCCACAGCGAGAGGCGTAAATTTACTGAG CAAGAGAGACACAAGaaaatatgtaacaaaattaacGAGCTCAAGATTAACATTGATTCGTTGCAAAAAGAAAATCTTACGAAAGAAAG GGACATCCGGAGGCTCAACAAGGACATACAGCAGTATGAACAAACTATTGTTAATCTGAAGAGCAATCTGTCTTTTTGTAAATGTCATAAACC TAACGTTAGCAAAAAAGACGCTCAAGTGATGACGGATATCTACTGCGCCGGATCTACTAGAGAG CAACGGGGTGACGAAGAGCCATTGAAAGAGTTCAGCGCGAGCCTGCGCAACGATCGCTCTGAGTACCAGGAGAGCATCCAGCACAATATGGAG TGCAGCGGGGAGAGCGCGCGCGCCGTGCGAGAGGTGAACGTGACGCTGCAGAGGGAGATCCACGTGCTGCACCAGGTGTGCGCAGCGCTGGACGAGCAGTGCAGGGTGGCTGCGCTGCGAGCACAGTTCAAGGACGAGATCATTCGCGAGATGCGGCGGCAGTTGCGCCAGGCCAAGGTTAAG TTGGAAGCATCCGGGAACAAGGCGAGTGGACAGCAGGAGCAGCACAGAGAGGCAGAGGAGGTCCCAAACACTCGGTCGCTGGACTCTCTGACCATTTGCTGCGTGAGGCAGCAGCCACGGCGCCAGCGACACGCCGCGTCCGTCTCCCGCCATCCCGACCAGCCCGGGGACGACAGCGCCGGTGCAAACGGTTCTGGGGACGCAACCAGCAAAGGACAGTGA